Proteins encoded within one genomic window of Haematobia irritans isolate KBUSLIRL chromosome 5, ASM5000362v1, whole genome shotgun sequence:
- the LOC142237426 gene encoding uncharacterized protein LOC142237426, translating to MIRDLPKKTNARFVIRYSILKGSKVITFLDFNYNICDMMSHVASIPLLNEIMRIMYRDTNMPMTCPLKANTTYNVNRATVPVNLLPSYSPSGHFNFSILYHEKEVKFISLAVQGSVYKRKK from the exons ATGATACGCGATCTGCCAAAGAAAACCAATGCAAGATTTGTAATACGCTACTCAATCTTAAAGGGCAGCAAAGTTAttacatttttggattttaattATAACATTTGTGATATGATGTCCCATGTTGCTTCAATACCACTGCTCAATGAAATCATGAGAATAATGTATCGTGATACAAATATGCCAATGACATGCCCCCTAAAAGCA AATACAACGTACAACGTTAACAGGGCCACGGTTCCTGTCAACTTATTGCCTTCATATTCACCTTCTggccattttaatttttcaatactttatcatGAGAAAGAAGTCAAATTTATCTCTTTAGCCGTTCAGGGATCCGTTTATAAAAGGAAAAAGTGA